AGAAAGGGTCGAAGCAAAGCCGGAAGCTATTACAGTAATTTGCAGCTTGTCATCCATTTCTGGATCCAATACATGTCCCCAAATGATTATTGCATCCTCTGAAGCGGCTTCTGTGATAACCTGGGCTGCTTCTTTTATTTCGTGAATGCCTACGTTGTTACCGCCGGTAATGTTGAAAAGAATGCCCTTTGCTCCCTGCATAGGAGTCTCCATTAGAGGACTGTTTATGGCTGCCTTTGCAGCTGTAATAGCCCGATTCTCGCCCGTAGCCTCGCCAATGCCCATGATAGCGGATCCGGCATTGCTCATTACAGCTCTAACATCGGCAAAATCCACATTAATTAAGCCGGGGCGCAATATTAGATCTGTGACCCCTTGAACCGCCTGGCGCAGCACCTCATCGGCAAGTTTGAAGGAATCTAATACTGCAACCTTCTTGTCGGATATTTCAAGCAATTTGTCATTGGGTATCACGATGAGCGCATCCACCTTGCCCTGCAAATTCTTTATTCCTTCCAAGGCTTGCATAAACCGCCTCTTGCCCTCGAACATGAATGGCTTTGTCACTACAGCAACGACAAGAGCACCTACTTCTTTTGCAGTCTCCGCTACGACCGGAGAGGCCCCCGTTCCCGTTCCTCCCCCCATTCCTGCTGTCAAAAAGACCATGTCGGCGCCTTGTAAAATCTCCTTTAATTCATCAGCGGATTCCTTGGCTGCCTTAAAACCGATTTCAGGATCCGAACCGGCACCCAACCCCCTCGTCAACTGTTCTCCGAGCACTAATTTTATATCAGCCAGGTTCTGCTCTAATTGGGTTACATCGGTGTTAGCAGCTATAAACTCGACTCCCTTGAGACCACTTGAAATAATATGATTTAACGCGTTGTTACCTCCCCCGCCAACGCCAATTACTTTAATTACCTCCTTGTATTTGCGACTGTGGTTTTCGTTATCAATTTCAAATAACTTTGCCTTCTCAGCCATTTGGCAACTCCCCCAGAAAAAATCATTTAAAAAAGTTCCTTAAAAGTCCTTTTTATCGTGCTTAATGCCGACTTAACAGCCTCGAAAGGATGAAAACTTTCAGCTTTCTCCCTTCGCGCCTTCGTTTTTATTTGTTGTCCGGCAGAAGAGAAAGAAATAGAGGGGCCTATGAACTTCAAGGGATATTTCTCCAGGATGTTGACATACTTAATAATACCTGCCGTTGAGGCGTACTCACACCCGTTTCTTCCGGGAGGCATTTTTTGAGACTCCATAGGTCCTGCAACCCTTACTGGGACGCCCAGCACATCCGACACCATTTCTGCTATGCCATAGGTTTTCGCAACCCCTCCTGTTAGAACAACGCCGCTTGGGAGCAATATGGAACCAACATCGCGAAGCTCTTTTTTTACAAAATCTTCGAAGAGCTCTTCTAAACGATTATAAACCACTTCATGCACCTGTCCGGCATTGCATGCTCCCCTTTTACCTTGGGTAGCGTACTCAATTTCCTCGTCGAAGGCATCGACATCTTCCCCCAAAGAGACATGTTTTTTTATTTCTTCTGCAGCTTCTATTGGTATCTTCAGGACCCGTGCTATATCGTTGGTTATATGATCCCCGCCTAT
The window above is part of the Acetomicrobium thermoterrenum DSM 13490 genome. Proteins encoded here:
- the ftsZ gene encoding cell division protein FtsZ: MAEKAKLFEIDNENHSRKYKEVIKVIGVGGGGNNALNHIISSGLKGVEFIAANTDVTQLEQNLADIKLVLGEQLTRGLGAGSDPEIGFKAAKESADELKEILQGADMVFLTAGMGGGTGTGASPVVAETAKEVGALVVAVVTKPFMFEGKRRFMQALEGIKNLQGKVDALIVIPNDKLLEISDKKVAVLDSFKLADEVLRQAVQGVTDLILRPGLINVDFADVRAVMSNAGSAIMGIGEATGENRAITAAKAAINSPLMETPMQGAKGILFNITGGNNVGIHEIKEAAQVITEAASEDAIIIWGHVLDPEMDDKLQITVIASGFASTLSEGETGKGRPTQGKRKPRVDLEEAEVKMPEEDLFRISGVQIDTFDLPTVVRRKKKE